In the Flavisolibacter tropicus genome, one interval contains:
- a CDS encoding AAA family ATPase, producing MKIKKVEIQAFRAYSKVTDCTFDFTLNDKSTADFISIYAPNGFGKTSFYDAVEWCYTNNIYRFVRRDALNRAYAQDEKQLKFELDESKSPLRFIRNKNSPDSLPGFVRIHLANPDAIKERKIPSPIRIDSSDYGFDEKITENHFFRDVILSQESIDAFLKEDQPEGRYNKFMALFGDKELDNAYSNILYLIKINTEKLNRLEDELNKIQLELPLDMDDSILEKVNAVVDELNGLNVSVNRLAGNSNDSELLAFSNTIADKILALEAEATISKSTIEKVKQLKLKVNEYNESRNSALKLSTEIDKLNSIKATFNTINTSKNLIVNCDTKIKSQLAIQKELQSIVSILPEYFDLLQIIRDNESFQKSTRADLIDAQNKLNQEQTRQEALRKRKNDSLRRQNDLFKRHAAYPGLAHLVTNSTTEVEQLEAKINELRVDFNRAAQDTNSQEANIRQLENEIAAIKKYEFSEITLSDFELLPKVNLIHALQQNVIQIRKELDTLEAESSMQLKLQDDIRRIIILGTELVDRQKSDHCPLCSSSFESHESLSKSILNNPLLSDRLQILFSTKSEKEKELQQILNEISLLREQIISSNSEKLALAREKLQVLTRDNAQIQINLELESKNLNVKQAALNATLSQLGGKTLLQYSTQITNELDILSQQFEILEAEESECSANIDQWIKTINELNQKLASAESEILKSKSTITYLKVNQYITDHNLTSIDSTYIGLVEEQTRKQLSSLQNTLSMLQAELDENVKHVDAQNLSSVENELVTYLAQLKQLEADQRSYISLIDEIFPNRKFGIEGEIIAENLSTRKALETALLDNLIIKINLLKRAEEYKKNVLPFLTYNRNMAKRDELNSEINFYRNTVGKELLNEKEKLAAFIDTQIQSFFYEDLINKLYQKIDPHPEYRQIKFKCDFTGDKPKMNVFVNDDGKTFVIPNLYFSTAQMNILSLSIFLAKALNATDDDGNPIDCIFIDDPIQSMDSINILSTIDLFRSIVNNLNKQIILSTHDENFHILLQKKIPSTIYRAKYIELETFGIVKS from the coding sequence ATGAAGATTAAAAAGGTTGAGATACAGGCATTCCGAGCATACTCAAAAGTTACAGATTGCACGTTTGACTTCACTTTGAATGATAAGTCAACCGCAGACTTTATATCGATATATGCACCGAACGGTTTTGGAAAGACTTCTTTCTATGATGCTGTTGAATGGTGCTACACAAATAACATCTATCGTTTCGTTAGAAGAGATGCTTTGAATCGTGCCTATGCTCAAGATGAAAAGCAACTGAAATTCGAGCTAGACGAAAGTAAAAGTCCATTGCGGTTTATTCGTAATAAAAATAGTCCTGACAGCCTTCCTGGTTTCGTTAGAATTCACTTAGCAAATCCAGATGCAATCAAAGAACGTAAAATTCCAAGCCCAATACGGATTGATAGTAGTGATTATGGATTTGATGAAAAAATTACTGAGAATCATTTTTTTAGAGACGTCATTCTTTCACAAGAAAGTATAGATGCTTTCTTAAAAGAAGACCAGCCAGAGGGGCGCTATAATAAGTTCATGGCTCTATTCGGCGACAAGGAACTTGATAATGCCTATAGCAACATCCTTTATTTAATTAAAATTAACACCGAAAAATTAAATCGCCTCGAAGACGAACTTAATAAAATTCAACTTGAACTTCCATTGGATATGGATGATTCAATCTTAGAAAAAGTAAATGCCGTCGTTGATGAACTTAATGGATTGAATGTATCTGTTAATAGGCTAGCTGGGAATAGCAATGATAGCGAGCTACTTGCTTTTTCTAATACAATTGCGGACAAGATCCTTGCTCTTGAAGCCGAAGCAACTATCTCGAAATCAACAATAGAGAAAGTAAAGCAGCTTAAGCTTAAGGTTAATGAATACAATGAATCGAGGAACTCAGCCTTAAAACTGTCCACGGAAATAGATAAGTTAAATAGTATCAAGGCAACTTTTAATACGATAAATACTAGCAAAAACCTAATTGTCAATTGTGATACCAAGATAAAGTCGCAACTTGCTATTCAAAAAGAACTTCAATCAATTGTATCTATACTTCCTGAATATTTTGATCTCCTCCAAATTATTAGGGACAATGAATCTTTCCAAAAGTCCACTCGCGCAGACCTTATAGACGCGCAAAATAAACTTAATCAGGAGCAGACACGACAAGAGGCACTTCGAAAGCGGAAAAATGACAGTCTACGAAGACAAAACGATTTGTTTAAGCGGCATGCAGCCTATCCAGGCTTAGCTCATTTAGTAACTAATTCAACCACAGAGGTAGAGCAATTAGAGGCAAAAATCAATGAACTGAGAGTTGATTTCAATAGAGCTGCTCAAGACACGAACAGTCAGGAAGCTAATATTCGACAACTTGAAAATGAGATTGCCGCCATAAAGAAGTATGAGTTCAGTGAAATAACATTAAGCGATTTTGAGCTCTTACCAAAAGTTAATCTGATCCATGCTCTGCAGCAAAACGTTATCCAAATACGAAAAGAGCTTGATACACTTGAGGCTGAAAGTAGCATGCAGCTTAAACTTCAAGATGATATCAGAAGAATTATTATATTAGGCACTGAGCTTGTGGACAGACAAAAGTCCGACCATTGTCCACTTTGTAGTTCATCGTTTGAAAGTCACGAGTCACTTTCGAAATCAATATTAAATAACCCTTTACTTTCTGACCGCTTACAGATTTTATTTTCAACTAAAAGTGAAAAAGAAAAAGAGTTACAGCAAATCCTCAATGAAATAAGCTTATTGCGGGAACAAATAATCTCTTCAAATAGTGAGAAACTAGCTCTTGCTCGTGAAAAGCTTCAAGTATTAACAAGGGATAATGCGCAGATTCAAATCAATCTTGAGTTAGAGAGCAAAAACTTAAACGTTAAACAAGCAGCGCTTAATGCCACTCTGTCCCAGCTCGGTGGAAAGACATTACTTCAATACTCAACCCAGATCACGAATGAATTAGACATTTTGTCGCAACAATTTGAGATTTTAGAAGCTGAAGAAAGTGAGTGCTCAGCCAATATTGACCAATGGATAAAGACAATAAATGAATTAAATCAAAAACTTGCATCGGCAGAGAGCGAAATCTTGAAATCAAAGTCTACAATTACATATTTAAAAGTTAATCAGTATATAACCGATCATAATCTCACTTCAATTGACTCTACTTATATTGGACTGGTTGAGGAGCAGACTAGGAAGCAACTCAGTTCTCTTCAGAATACCTTATCAATGTTACAAGCAGAACTGGATGAGAATGTAAAACATGTTGATGCTCAAAATTTATCTTCTGTAGAAAATGAGTTGGTAACGTATTTAGCCCAATTAAAACAGTTGGAGGCTGACCAACGTTCTTATATTTCTCTAATTGATGAGATCTTTCCTAATCGGAAGTTTGGCATTGAAGGTGAAATTATTGCTGAAAATTTGAGCACTAGAAAGGCATTAGAAACTGCTCTGCTTGATAATTTGATTATAAAGATTAATCTCTTAAAACGGGCTGAAGAATATAAAAAGAATGTTCTTCCTTTCCTAACTTACAATAGGAACATGGCTAAAAGAGATGAATTGAATTCTGAGATCAACTTCTACCGGAATACAGTAGGTAAAGAATTGCTAAACGAAAAGGAGAAACTAGCGGCGTTTATTGATACTCAGATCCAATCATTCTTCTATGAAGATTTGATAAATAAGCTTTACCAGAAAATTGACCCCCACCCCGAATATCGACAGATAAAATTCAAATGTGATTTTACTGGAGATAAACCAAAAATGAATGTTTTTGTAAACGACGACGGCAAAACCTTCGTTATACCTAACTTATATTTCAGCACTGCTCAAATGAATATCTTGAGTTTGAGCATATTCTTAGCAAAAGCATTGAATGCAACCGACGATGATGGTAACCCAATAGATTGCATATTTATTGATGACCCTATCCAATCAATGGATAGTATCAATATTCTTTCGACTATTGACTTGTTTCGCAGTATTGTGAATAATTTGAACAAGCAAATTATCTTGTCTACCCATGACGAAAACTTCCACATATTGCTGCAAAAGAAAATTCCATCAACAATATATAGAGCTAAATACATCGAGTTAGAAACGTTTGGGATAGTCAAATCATAG
- a CDS encoding ComEC/Rec2 family competence protein yields the protein MKVKFLKASNGDAIWITLIDEESKPRNILIDGGIGSTYQSKDKKGKAVFGDLGHEIENLKKLNEVDCNHKIDLLILTHVDDDHIGGLLKWFEQDPSFSKLIGKIWFNSGRLISEYIHQKQQDDFDIVLNIRDNNNTSIRQGATFETYATTNQLWERRLILQEQEHTVFGLTFRILSPSKDRVQLLLNKWKSEDQSLNTSKSNDYSKSIADHIKDDQFLEDDSVHNGSSIAFILTYGTKNFLFLADAHPSVIIEGLRHFGFDSTKRLTAEFVKVSHHGSKFNTSKELLKILDSSVFIISSNGQIHNLPDKQCLARIIGCCNNPKILFNYPELTAKIFTKSDCDSNQFLVGEVSELNFNCD from the coding sequence ATGAAAGTTAAGTTTTTGAAAGCATCTAATGGAGATGCCATATGGATCACTTTGATAGACGAAGAAAGCAAACCTAGAAATATTTTGATTGATGGAGGAATTGGCTCAACCTATCAGTCCAAAGATAAAAAAGGTAAAGCCGTATTTGGGGATTTAGGACATGAAATTGAGAATTTAAAAAAGCTCAATGAAGTAGATTGCAACCATAAGATTGATTTGTTGATTTTAACTCACGTTGACGACGATCATATTGGGGGGTTGCTGAAATGGTTTGAACAGGACCCTTCTTTTTCCAAATTGATAGGTAAAATTTGGTTTAATAGTGGTCGTTTGATAAGTGAGTATATTCATCAAAAGCAACAAGATGATTTTGACATTGTATTAAATATTAGAGATAACAATAATACAAGTATCAGGCAAGGCGCAACGTTTGAAACGTACGCTACTACAAACCAGCTCTGGGAAAGGCGGCTAATTTTACAAGAGCAGGAACATACTGTTTTTGGTTTAACATTCAGAATTCTTTCACCCTCGAAAGATAGAGTTCAGTTGTTGTTAAATAAATGGAAGTCCGAGGATCAATCCCTTAATACATCTAAAAGCAATGACTACTCCAAATCAATTGCAGATCACATTAAAGACGATCAATTCTTAGAAGATGATTCCGTTCATAATGGCAGCTCAATTGCATTTATTCTAACGTATGGAACAAAAAATTTCTTGTTCCTTGCAGATGCCCACCCAAGTGTTATTATAGAAGGTCTTAGACATTTCGGTTTCGATTCAACTAAAAGGCTCACCGCTGAGTTTGTAAAAGTCAGCCATCACGGTAGCAAGTTTAACACTTCTAAGGAGCTTCTAAAGATCTTAGATAGCTCTGTCTTTATCATCAGTTCAAATGGACAAATTCACAACTTACCTGACAAGCAATGCTTGGCTAGAATAATTGGTTGCTGTAACAACCCAAAAATTCTCTTTAATTACCCTGAGTTAACAGCAAAGATTTTCACAAAGTCAGACTGTGATTCAAACCAGTTTTTAGTTGGTGAAGTTTCAGAACTAAATTTTAATTGTGATTAA
- a CDS encoding ABC-three component system middle component 1, translated as MVYSNNTPDIIAILKDEYKDLFIKFKSIDYRGLISLFIVQVSSNELLSNYWDKISGSIAAYYQPYLSNDFEKWNIYIMYISTIKVDQHLKYKIENDRFSSRKIVIDQFNKEVNDLTIEDLVIDHITNKDLPLRTVQRGKIKGDYTSSSPIWNLLSKTSLKRGNGRRAEADVLLQAISTKLGK; from the coding sequence ATGGTTTACTCCAACAACACCCCTGACATTATAGCCATACTAAAGGACGAGTATAAAGATTTGTTCATAAAGTTCAAATCAATTGATTATAGGGGGCTTATCAGCTTATTCATAGTTCAGGTTTCAAGTAATGAGCTACTCTCGAATTATTGGGATAAGATTTCCGGTTCAATTGCGGCATATTATCAACCTTACCTCAGCAACGACTTTGAGAAATGGAACATTTACATAATGTATATCTCAACAATAAAGGTAGACCAACACCTGAAATACAAAATTGAAAATGACCGCTTCTCAAGTCGAAAAATTGTTATTGACCAGTTTAATAAGGAAGTGAATGACCTTACAATTGAGGATTTGGTAATAGATCATATTACAAACAAAGATTTGCCACTTCGGACAGTACAAAGAGGTAAAATTAAGGGTGACTACACTTCCAGTTCACCAATATGGAACCTTCTTAGCAAAACTAGTCTTAAAAGGGGCAATGGAAGAAGAGCAGAGGCAGATGTATTATTACAAGCAATCTCTACAAAATTGGGCAAATGA
- a CDS encoding ABC-three component system protein: MINNDTLAHFTVMVNNGSGCLFNGATTDYLYVLTCKHNLISNQTVQVAAHYLDDHGHLVEVALEVIEQPFIHKDPNKDAAIIKVKFAEKGLQLLIINDPVSFSKTLKLAGYPEVRSDKTYQLRLNDIEVVQTGEHGYIEAVVGGNANYDEIVGQSGGGIFFIEGERIFLIGIQSRMAAKNEQLSRVEFMPIKFFEEIISDNSVHLKELLPHYLYSFSFLKTQVMKLEGCFIEQNVAFTRDYLRAIGEEIIQSPLTPLLIKNAFKERLVVHNQALYCLSEKGIWIAWLEFLIVMRIMMDKKITDINLEEIFNSYRLIFSGTDGDWAQEMPSIMRSDYKGLKKGGKVIVSTNRKPIKPFIPEGMVTDLVRDNRVQSGELKIDDGIGHPLKAYKLYHLHAFQAICIIGKETDYKNFSTLTEDELFKTLQTEFNGLLQQHP; encoded by the coding sequence GTGATTAATAACGATACCTTGGCCCACTTCACTGTTATGGTGAATAACGGTAGCGGTTGCCTTTTCAATGGCGCAACAACCGACTATCTATACGTTCTTACGTGTAAGCATAATCTTATTTCGAATCAAACTGTGCAGGTGGCTGCTCATTATTTAGATGACCACGGACATTTAGTTGAGGTGGCTCTTGAAGTTATAGAGCAGCCATTTATTCATAAAGACCCAAATAAAGATGCAGCGATTATTAAGGTCAAATTTGCAGAAAAGGGTCTGCAGCTCTTGATAATTAACGATCCTGTTAGTTTCAGCAAAACATTGAAACTAGCCGGATACCCAGAAGTGCGCAGTGACAAAACCTACCAACTTCGTTTAAACGACATTGAGGTTGTCCAAACTGGCGAGCATGGATATATTGAAGCAGTCGTAGGTGGGAATGCAAACTATGACGAAATTGTAGGGCAATCAGGTGGTGGAATTTTTTTTATTGAGGGTGAGCGAATCTTTTTGATAGGCATTCAATCCCGAATGGCCGCCAAAAATGAGCAATTGAGCAGAGTAGAATTTATGCCGATCAAATTCTTTGAAGAGATTATTTCGGACAATAGTGTTCACCTTAAAGAATTATTACCGCACTATTTATATAGCTTTTCATTCTTGAAAACGCAGGTCATGAAATTAGAAGGGTGTTTTATAGAACAAAATGTAGCTTTTACTAGAGATTATCTTCGTGCCATTGGAGAAGAGATAATCCAAAGCCCTTTAACCCCTCTACTGATTAAAAATGCCTTTAAAGAACGTCTTGTCGTACATAATCAGGCTCTTTATTGTCTTTCCGAGAAAGGCATATGGATTGCATGGCTTGAGTTTCTCATTGTAATGAGAATAATGATGGATAAGAAAATTACAGATATTAATTTAGAAGAAATATTTAATAGCTATCGTTTGATTTTCTCTGGAACAGATGGGGACTGGGCTCAAGAAATGCCAAGTATTATGAGGTCTGATTACAAAGGGTTAAAAAAGGGCGGTAAGGTGATAGTTAGTACGAATAGAAAACCTATAAAACCGTTTATTCCTGAAGGTATGGTTACTGATTTAGTACGCGATAACAGGGTGCAATCAGGAGAATTGAAAATTGATGACGGCATCGGTCATCCATTGAAAGCCTATAAATTGTACCATCTGCATGCTTTTCAGGCTATATGCATAATCGGAAAGGAGACAGATTACAAAAATTTTTCAACACTGACAGAAGACGAACTTTTTAAAACATTACAGACGGAATTCAATGGTTTACTCCAACAACACCCCTGA
- a CDS encoding caspase family protein, which translates to MRFNSLPAVEDSVRRTGNNGEYTLRKISLPVPGEALQLEGLFCAPKNRSGYYYDVVHPKDQIVLHFTAGQIRSDLGALTGHQRHVSVPFIIARDGTIYQLFSSKFWSGHIGKGLGNEGTGNAQDKRTIGIELSNYGFLTEREGKLETYYSRQRNNDGTIGLPDIYCSLTEIGAYQKLQEAFRNQRYYATYTEAQYQSLIILLRYLTATYNIPRQFLEEPKRYTTTPDVLSFKGIVSHINYRKDGKWDIGPAFEWKKVIQGVQTTQFQPELTRAALSDESAALTPTITIEAELDALLPAPMPATQENAPYQELERTLSEEAMGAAPRKKNLYALLVGIDQYRGDIILEEAVTFPALRGCKNDVEKVKTYLQNDTSYNLHVEVLTDAAASKEQVVQYFKRHLGKAKQEDVALFYYSGHGTREKANRLWRSESDGTLECLACYFDEATQDKFLLADKELRHLIHEVYQNKPHIVTIFDCCHSGDITRNGAINAAAFSSALERRVPYTFRERRWDDFIFSEDITAAQMQQLEASKSTPEGHHVQLSACESNESAMEVGGEGVFTKALLKVLDATNGQVTYQSLRSRVRQYLRSNFEQKPRIYAVGTGDELLYTTFLNKAIEGKTTFGEVTFNEREGWLLNLGSVHGIGKKNKNIQLLDPDTHAPLCKATVDLVKTDYAELTPEIDLDVDKVYLAYVEGLLSQQVKVHLENVDGPVADQLLLTDAIMEKAKGFILLESQESQASYTVRARNGSYYITKPEDVYRPLTQPIYISTPSAIDTIANQLIHLSQWEYIRNLTNQVASSQLKSDALSVELYQIKDDKPVKLDISQKEVTMDYGFEEEYWQTHLSIRLINNLDVPLYCSVAYLTVWFGSMLGLLNPKVYMLAAKSSVDIPLTGGALTNRLQEQVRLYSWKEQTEFLKFIYSTEEIDLQLLELEELPAPPLPREYTRGEEVARGGFVLDGTNKQVKRGWTSELVTLRFNNPVYNKLPIADITAMLNDPALADFALGLYFDASVGDTLQPVYTLKPVFQQEAEEKGFIQDKILDLANWWARNRRNRHYAEMRRQFPEKVRIVSEGDSWFQHPLVVDVIDHISRLYPVYCVAAAGDTLRNYMSARWKRGEYFLQALEREQPAFFLLSGGGNDILGSQFRSYLVDHPDQNEPAGKNPRRFLKDSLFAELNSLMEIYRTMFNHIKTHYPKLYVLVHGYDYPIKLNDSNKGWLGRYMIEKGISRPEDRKAIIRLIMDTFNEQLKATTATFDENVFYIDVRNIVQYNEADGVDQWYDEIHPNNEGFQLVAMKIIVKIDTIIKEQYLKAAASSVSEVLRDGSPRLWNVKEDRSNAYKGTIKEITETPIADSDVSSDPYRSIKPAVNDWESYMAPNPIESPAVLSAGAHPVEGESK; encoded by the coding sequence ATGCGTTTTAATTCTTTGCCAGCTGTAGAAGATTCCGTTCGCCGCACAGGAAACAATGGGGAATACACATTACGCAAGATCAGCCTTCCGGTGCCGGGGGAAGCACTCCAGCTAGAAGGTCTGTTTTGTGCACCCAAAAACAGATCTGGTTATTATTATGATGTGGTCCATCCCAAAGACCAGATCGTGTTACACTTTACTGCCGGTCAGATACGTTCTGACCTTGGCGCATTAACAGGCCATCAACGCCACGTATCAGTTCCCTTTATTATTGCCCGTGATGGAACTATTTACCAATTATTCTCTTCTAAGTTCTGGTCGGGGCATATAGGAAAAGGCTTAGGGAATGAAGGTACAGGGAATGCGCAGGACAAGCGAACTATCGGTATTGAACTTTCTAACTATGGCTTTCTAACAGAAAGAGAGGGAAAACTAGAGACCTATTACTCCAGGCAGCGGAACAATGATGGCACCATAGGGCTCCCTGACATCTACTGTTCGCTCACTGAAATTGGTGCTTATCAAAAACTACAAGAAGCGTTTCGCAATCAACGCTATTATGCCACGTATACAGAAGCCCAGTACCAGAGCCTGATCATTTTGCTCCGTTATCTAACGGCCACCTATAATATTCCACGACAGTTCCTTGAGGAGCCAAAACGTTACACAACAACACCCGATGTATTAAGCTTCAAGGGAATTGTATCGCATATCAACTACCGCAAAGATGGCAAATGGGATATAGGGCCTGCGTTTGAATGGAAAAAAGTGATACAAGGTGTTCAGACAACACAATTTCAGCCCGAACTAACCCGTGCTGCCCTAAGCGATGAAAGTGCAGCTCTTACTCCAACCATTACAATAGAAGCGGAGCTGGATGCCTTACTGCCGGCGCCGATGCCTGCTACCCAAGAAAATGCTCCTTACCAGGAACTGGAACGAACACTTTCAGAAGAAGCCATGGGAGCAGCTCCCCGAAAGAAAAACTTGTATGCCCTGCTGGTAGGCATTGACCAATACAGGGGGGATATAATTTTAGAAGAGGCGGTAACTTTTCCTGCCTTACGCGGCTGTAAAAACGATGTTGAAAAAGTCAAAACCTATTTACAAAACGACACCTCCTATAATCTTCATGTAGAAGTGCTTACGGACGCCGCGGCCTCCAAAGAACAAGTTGTACAATATTTTAAAAGGCACCTGGGCAAGGCGAAACAGGAAGATGTGGCCCTGTTCTATTATTCGGGTCATGGCACGCGGGAAAAAGCCAACCGCTTGTGGCGCTCAGAATCTGATGGAACGCTGGAGTGCCTGGCCTGTTATTTTGATGAAGCCACCCAGGATAAATTTCTGCTGGCTGACAAAGAGCTGCGCCATCTTATCCACGAAGTATACCAGAACAAACCGCATATTGTAACCATTTTCGACTGCTGTCACTCCGGAGATATCACCCGCAATGGCGCTATCAATGCCGCTGCATTTTCCAGTGCGCTTGAAAGGCGAGTGCCGTATACTTTCCGGGAGCGGAGATGGGATGATTTCATTTTCAGCGAGGACATTACTGCAGCGCAAATGCAGCAGCTGGAAGCTTCAAAGAGTACTCCGGAAGGCCACCATGTTCAACTTTCTGCCTGTGAATCAAATGAATCGGCCATGGAGGTTGGTGGCGAAGGCGTATTCACTAAAGCCTTATTGAAGGTGTTGGACGCTACAAATGGGCAAGTAACCTATCAATCACTCCGTAGCCGGGTGCGACAATACCTACGTAGCAATTTTGAACAAAAGCCACGCATCTATGCGGTAGGCACCGGCGATGAATTACTGTATACCACATTCCTGAATAAGGCAATAGAAGGCAAGACCACATTTGGTGAAGTTACCTTTAATGAACGGGAAGGCTGGCTACTTAACTTGGGCAGTGTACATGGCATAGGAAAGAAGAATAAAAATATACAGCTCCTGGATCCAGACACGCATGCCCCCCTTTGTAAAGCCACTGTTGATCTGGTAAAAACTGACTACGCAGAGTTAACGCCGGAAATAGACTTGGATGTTGATAAAGTGTACCTGGCGTATGTGGAAGGTCTATTGTCGCAACAGGTGAAGGTGCACCTGGAAAACGTGGATGGGCCTGTAGCAGATCAACTGCTGCTAACTGATGCCATTATGGAGAAAGCCAAAGGATTTATACTGCTGGAGAGCCAAGAAAGCCAGGCAAGTTATACCGTCAGGGCCCGTAATGGCAGTTATTATATCACTAAGCCAGAAGATGTGTACCGGCCATTGACTCAGCCAATTTACATCAGCACTCCATCTGCCATTGATACCATTGCAAACCAACTCATTCACCTGTCGCAATGGGAGTACATACGAAACCTGACCAATCAGGTGGCCAGTAGCCAGCTTAAGTCAGATGCACTCAGTGTGGAATTGTATCAAATAAAAGATGATAAGCCTGTAAAGCTAGATATCAGTCAAAAAGAAGTGACCATGGACTATGGTTTCGAAGAGGAGTACTGGCAAACTCATTTAAGTATTCGCCTTATTAACAACCTGGATGTTCCCCTGTACTGCAGTGTAGCTTATCTCACTGTGTGGTTTGGTTCCATGCTCGGCCTGCTGAACCCCAAAGTGTACATGCTGGCGGCGAAGAGCAGTGTGGATATTCCTTTGACTGGAGGAGCGCTTACCAATCGCCTACAGGAGCAAGTGCGCCTTTATAGCTGGAAGGAACAAACGGAGTTCCTTAAGTTTATTTACAGTACGGAAGAAATAGACCTGCAGCTGCTGGAGCTGGAAGAATTACCGGCGCCCCCGCTTCCACGCGAGTACACACGTGGAGAAGAGGTAGCAAGAGGTGGTTTTGTACTGGATGGCACCAACAAGCAGGTGAAACGCGGATGGACAAGCGAGCTGGTAACCTTACGCTTCAACAACCCGGTCTACAACAAATTGCCTATAGCAGACATTACGGCCATGCTGAATGATCCGGCCCTGGCTGATTTTGCCTTGGGCTTGTATTTTGATGCCTCGGTGGGCGATACGCTTCAGCCCGTATACACGCTTAAGCCTGTATTCCAACAGGAAGCTGAGGAAAAAGGTTTCATACAAGATAAAATCCTTGATCTGGCCAATTGGTGGGCACGTAACCGTCGTAACCGGCACTACGCAGAAATGCGACGCCAGTTCCCTGAAAAAGTGCGTATTGTTTCTGAAGGGGACTCTTGGTTTCAGCATCCATTGGTAGTAGATGTTATTGATCATATATCACGGTTGTATCCTGTATATTGTGTAGCTGCAGCCGGAGACACCTTACGCAATTATATGAGCGCCCGGTGGAAACGTGGTGAGTACTTTTTACAGGCACTTGAAAGAGAGCAACCTGCCTTCTTCCTGTTGAGTGGCGGCGGTAATGATATTCTAGGTTCTCAATTCAGATCCTACCTGGTAGATCATCCCGATCAAAACGAACCGGCAGGAAAGAACCCGCGACGGTTTTTAAAAGACAGCCTGTTTGCGGAGCTGAACAGCCTGATGGAAATTTACCGCACCATGTTCAATCACATTAAAACGCATTATCCGAAACTGTATGTTTTAGTTCACGGCTATGACTATCCGATAAAATTAAATGATAGCAATAAAGGCTGGCTAGGACGATACATGATTGAAAAAGGTATCAGCCGCCCAGAAGATCGGAAAGCCATTATCCGGTTGATCATGGACACTTTCAATGAACAGTTGAAAGCAACAACAGCAACATTTGATGAGAATGTATTTTACATAGATGTACGCAATATTGTTCAGTATAACGAGGCGGATGGAGTAGACCAATGGTATGACGAAATACATCCTAACAATGAAGGTTTTCAGCTGGTGGCTATGAAAATCATTGTAAAGATTGATACCATTATCAAAGAACAGTATTTAAAAGCGGCAGCGTCAAGCGTTTCAGAAGTTTTGCGTGATGGGAGTCCACGGCTTTGGAATGTGAAAGAAGACCGTTCTAACGCGTATAAGGGCACGATTAAAGAAATCACAGAAACGCCCATCGCAGACAGTGATGTTTCGTCAGACCCTTACCGCTCTATCAAGCCCGCTGTTAATGATTGGGAATCGTACATGGCACCTAATCCAATTGAATCGCCAGCCGTGCTGTCTGCCGGTGCCCACCCAGTAGAAGGAGAATCCAAATGA